The Choloepus didactylus isolate mChoDid1 chromosome 7, mChoDid1.pri, whole genome shotgun sequence genome segment AATAAAACCTTCAGTAATTCTGCTTGGTAAAAGAAGGTGCTGATTTGTATACAGATTAGTCTATATTTCACCAGGGGATCCTAATGTGTTTATTCCATTATCAATATTAAAAATCAGAGACCTACCTCGTCCACTCCGGCCCACAAATCTCAGATCGTTGAACCTTGCTACTTGGTTTTTCATAACAGCAGAGGCATTTCGGAGCTCAGCAGAATAATTTTCATCGTTACCCGCCATGACAGTAACCACAGTGCCATCTGGTACCTCTCCGAGGGCTACCACCTACATTACACAGGAAACACAGCAGCAATAATGGCACATCAGAAAAGCTTAAAAACTGAGAATATATTCTAATTGTAAATGATGTATCTTATCAGGACTTAGTTCTCCAGTCTAGTAACGGCAGACAGGAATGAAACATCTGTATATGGGTTATGATGCCACTTCAAACAAACCAATGTATCAGTGTCCACCCATTACAAAGACAGGCAAAAGTCTCCTTCATTTGCTGTTGGATTTTTCacagaatacataaatatttttactaaatCCCCATGTTCAGCTGTCCAAAGAAATTAGGCCACAGAGGGAAAGCTGATACCCACATCTGCAGATTACATTATACATATTAAGGCAATGCCTGTCTGCAGCCTGGAGAGCCCTGAGGTGTGGTCTCATCCAGGTCATAGGCTAGAGAATAGAAAGTCCGGTCAGCTCTATAGGAGACGACTTCTAGGTGAAACCTTGGGAGTTCCAAACTATAAGCAGGCTCAGACATAACTTGGTCTCCAGAACTACCTTCCATTTCCTTACTTTGGGTTAGATATTCAGCTTTAGTCAcaccacaaatatttactaaatgccCACTCTGTAGTGAGACACAGTGGAATATCCAAAGCCATCAAGTACTTTAAAGTCTAagtgtaaaataaagataaataccAGGCTGAAAAGCAATCAATGACAAATGAGTGGTATAGACAGAAAGAACACCCTTAGCCACACTTCTATTCtgttctacttgtattccatctGCGTCTTGAAATGACACCCTTACTGCCTAATCTTCAACAGTTAGTCTGAGGCAGATTAACTCAGTCAAGTAAAGATCCAGATTATTCAGTCTTTGAAGCTAACAAACATTTTTATTGCTCCAAGGCTAGAGACCACACTTTTAAACTAGGTCAGCTAACTTGCAAATGTGTGCCTCTAATTAACAGGGAACTTGGTAAGGAAATGCTAGTGCAGATCCTTTGATGACATATATAAAGCATACTATTCTTAGTCCATTACCACGATCCTTCCACTGAATGGCATCCCTTTCTCCCAATTCACTTCTAGGATACTATACTCAGATTAGTTCCATCTCTTCTTCATTCAGCTTCTAGAAGTTCCCATGGTAACTAAGCAATGACTCCAGCTACAGTAGCCCACTACTCTGTGTGGCAACACCACCTATGTATGCTTGCCTATCTGGCAAACATCCCACTTACCCTTCTTTCACCTCTAGTGCTACTCCCTCCCCTGTCAAGGTTTTCATAAGGCAGACCTAAGTATTTAATCCCATGCTCCCAGTACATTTTGTACATACATTAAAATGGATTTCTCACAGTGTGATGAAGCAGACATTATAACTATACTTTAGTGCTGAATTTCTCCCCATCTATAAATTCTATCCCAACACCCATCCACTGTACCCTCTGCTCCAATCAGGAAAACAACTAACCAAACAAAAGATTTCTCAATATTTTGTTCACCCTCACCTTTCTCTTAGGCTGCTTCTCagttcccttccttcctttggtACTTTGTTATTCAGTTCAAATTGCAAAGCTTTCCTTAAATTAATCTAAAATCAGTCTAGAACCCACATTCAACAGCATCGCACTGTACTCAAGCAATCCTTTCAATGTGCTTACATTAATGACCTACCTATTCCTCTTGCTAGACTAGCCCAAAGCTGAGGGACTCACTCCCAGGAGTCCAAAAAATATCATAAAACATCTGTCTGGTTCACCAATACATCCCCAGCTcccaaaacagtgcctggcatttatATGCTCctgataaatatttgtgaaacaaaTAAGTGAAAGCGCTCCATAAAGAGCACTACTTCCCACAGCCAGCAGACCGTGGGGCTATCAGCTACCGCTCTAAGTGAGGGAACCAGTTAAAAGTTGAGTCAGCATCCCTTGCTTAGCAGCGATGTGCTCCTGCTTCAAACTACTTTTCTGAAAACTTTCTCTGTCCCAGAGGAGGGCGAATCATGCTGACTATCCTTTACCTGGAGCATAATTATTCTATTCAATATGAGATGTCTCCTAGGTCAAAGGTAAGTCTCTTGAGAAGAAGACTTCCTCCCAAGAGTCCAACAAGCCCGCATACTTATCTAGTGCTTCGAGTAGGTACGGAAAACAGGTATTGCTCTACCCCTGATGGAGGCAATGTGCTTTCCAATATTTCAAATTCACAATgctaaaaatgtaaacatttggaaGTACTGAAATAATTGACAAAGTTTGCTAGTATTCATCTAAAAGTTGGACATTTTGTTTGCTCAGCATGTTGTGTTTTAACACCCACTGTGTGGCTTTCTATATCAAACTAAATATGTAACCCGTAAGCATATTAATGAAGGCAGAAGAAGAGATGCACTGTTTTAGAAGAGAACGAATGCACCTCTGCCACATATCTGCTACAGCCTCACATGAGTAACTTCATCTCCAGGAATCACAGTTTCCCAAtccataaattttaaataataaaaaagtctaAAATTAAGAAGATACTTTATAAATACAGAGTGTAATTACAATGAGGTACTTTTTGTAAGAAGAGGAGGCTAACATAATGTTCTGTTGGAAGTCTGATGCGTGTTAAACATAGGCTTTTATTTCTAAGCATCCCAGTAGGGTTCAATTGAATATGTACTTTTTCATTTCATGTCCTGAGATGTTGTTTGGGATAGAGAGATAGAGGATGACTGCTGGAGTTCACTCCAGTCTGgctaaatttcagaaaaaaagtaaatctgCCCCAATATAAAAGTTTTTAAGAGCTCTGGGACATTATTATTTTACTGCATATTTTCAACATAATGGATTTTTTCTTTagttagaagaaaaggaaaattgattcaatatgggaaaaaatgaaagaaaagagtcTCTAAGAGTGAAATACATAAATCCATTTTACTTTGCTTAAGCAGCATAATAATAGCCATATTAAATATTAGGTTTTACATATTACATTTAATAACAAAACAAATAGATAATTATAAGTTGTGTGAGCCTTCTAAGAGGCTTAGAACTGGGCCTGAAAAAAATGCTAACTAACATGATATAGTGATAACCTTTCCTGTTATAGCTGAACTCTATTTTAATGGCTAAAGACATTGTTTTTTCTGCTGTTCACTCTACCAAATCAGATTACCCAATGTTTTTCTGAACAAAAATAAAGGGGGTGGGAAGTCCTATATTTGACTTTATATCAATGAGAAGCATAATTATATGTTTCAGGgtataaaagaaagtaaatcTCTGAAACTAAAAAATTTGGCTTGGAGATTCTCAACTGTATTTATCTAAAAGAATCAAGAAATTTTACACGTTTCATCTGTACCAAACCcaagcaaaggaaaaaacattttaaggGGCAGAGAGCAGTCAAAAATCACTCTTTAACTAGTTAGGAGTAAGCAAGCATTAAAATCTGTTACCATACTATCCAATACAAAAGTTCTACTCTGCAAAGAGTAATTTGTGATAAAATCTTAAGaattaaatttgtgttttaaaatactaaatCTACAAATTCAAGAAACTTCATGGGAAAGGGGGAAGTAATTTTCTGTCCTGACACCTCAGAATAAAGAAGTTCCTTTATTTAGCATACCTCACTGTAACTAGCATTTAGAGCACACCATATGAGGCTTGTACAAAATAAAGCGAATGGATATTTAACCCTAGAAATGTTACTGAAATTTTCTATGAGACTGCTTATGAATGAAACTGTGAATTACTGTGAAAGAGAAATAAGGAGAATTAACTCAGACCCTTAAAACTGTTTTTGTGGTCTCAgtatatagaaattaaaattgcTCATGACATTTCCATGGACAGAATTCTAGTCTTAACTAATCAATGACTCCTACAGGCCAACATTATTTGGCACAGCATACttgtagaaaaattaaattataattatttttcaagataGAATCTGATCAAATCTttctttgtattaaaaaaaaggtgAGTCTAACTGCGAAAGGCAAAAATTTATTCCTATGGTAATTATTTAAAGGTAACTTTAAATAAACTATCAATAGTCATTAgttaatttttagaatttatcCCAAAATTTAGGAGAAGTCTATTGAATtccagagaaaaaaaggaaatacagtaatatactgtataatttcataattaaaaaaataaatgtcaaagaaattttgatggaaattatttcaatttaAGCCAGGTTTCAAGCTGATTTAGAACATCTAATGACAGAATATTCCAGAATTTTGAAAGGATACAAACAGCAATGACACgggaaaaaattacaaatgataTTTTAGAATAGCTGTTTTCAAATGTGAGcgttctaaaaatttttaaatatttattttccatctaAAATTATTTGTTCTGACTGCCTTaccaataatttttatatattcaatcttaaaatttttaactgtaaataatttttattgcaattaaaggcacaacacaagacataaAACTGTCTTCATCCAACTTGCAATCTATTACAATTTGCATAATTTTGTATAACAATAATAAAGTTTTTACAGGTCTAATAACCAGTTTTCTCTTGTTTAGGTATAATTAGATTTGAGAAGACACAGACATAAAGTTTGATCATTCAACATGAAGGAAAAATACAACTCAATTGCATCAAGTACTTAGTTGCATactttttgaaaagagaaaaaggccaatgaagtagaaaaaagtattttcaaatagaAATTGTTCAGTCATTTTGAAACCCTTCTTTTGACAAATACTGAAAGGCTATCATTAAAGTTATGGAATTAACTACAAATAATAGGTCATATatctaaaaatgtgttttctctctttaacACTGCCAGAAACATACGATGCTGGTAAGTATATAGTCCAGTGTTCTCTTAAAACGGCACAATAGGCTTGCACcacttttagttttaaaatatacatctGGACTTCAAATTTCTGCAAAATGTTTTAACTTGAAGCTATTTAAAGCAACTGAGTTATGAACCCTTAACACCAGGCTTCACAGTGGAAATGCTGACAGACCTTTAACTATAAGGGAGCCACTGGCTTAACATGTTCTCTCCACTTTCTACCTGACCATTAACTAATGAGCTGAATTTGCAAGGTACTTTTTTCACTAGAATCATTTAGGACAGAAAGAGCCTGGGATCCTCTAATAGTACATCTTAACTATTTTAAGCTTTCAGTGAGATACCCcggcaagaaatgttaaaaatatttatttccatttccttgaCACCTGGGGGACTGAACATTTCAAAACAGACCTTTGTTAAAAATACTGTGCTAATAAACAACTTTACATGTTTTAAAGTATACTAGCTGTTTTTGCAGTTTTACGTGTTGAGTGGGTATAAGTGAATTAAGTATTTTTATACAATCCCAaaacaagattagattaaaaacaCTAATATATTAAGTCCTAATATCTTGTCAAATCATTTTGAAGGACTATTTTAAATTAAGACATCAAAATATACAATCCTTTGAATTCATTTCTGATTCTCTACAGGGACAAACTCAGTGTCACAGACGTAAAATATGAGCTCAAGAAAGAGTTGTTGTATTGATTTGAATGTCAGACTTCTCAACAGTTCTCTGTTTATGTGTGCTTTTAAGTGTGTTTACCTGTCTGCTATCTACCCAACAACAGTACAATTTTATACATAGCTCTAAATATGATAGCCAAATTGCTGTCATCACTTTTAAAACTGAGAgggctttttattatttcttcattacAGATGGATTTGATTATGTTGCAAAAATTTAGAAATCTACTCTTCTCAGACTACTATCCAGAAAGTAAAGAGAGGTTGTTTTTACAACACTtagattaaaacaataaaatttgtaaaaatctGGATGCTCCAAACACCTGTGCATTTTTTTAGCAGAAAGACAAAACTTCTATACTGAGTGGAGCCCAGTTTTCATCCACTAGTTGAACTCCATTAAACACAGCTGTAGGGGTGGGAGGATATTGAGAATCAGATTTAAgtcaatttaatttattattcagTTAATATGAATTAACATATTCAATTTAGTATGGCTACATGTCATGTAtggttttatttataattaaaagtaaaataacaaaaatgtacTTTGCATAATTAACAATAAGTATGATTTATAGAAAAGAAAgcaatttgttttcaaaataattttaaaaaggtagtAGTGAGAAAACCCAAAGATAACCAAATTATCTGAAAATATAATAGCTCAAACTAAATGTATTCTCTCTGTATGCCAAAAAATGCCCTTTACATCCAAAATACTCAAGCTGGATATCAATTCAGCATCCTAAGTGTAAAGGATTACAGACTTAAACACGCTTAGCAGAACAAATAGTATATAGAATATCAAACAtctaaatgatatatttaaaaatataggcaCTTACCCTTATATTTCCACATATCCTAATTTGTGGCACTATTTAGACAAAATGTCAACTTATTTGCATTCTTCGCTGTTTTTATTCAGGTGATTTGGGAGGCTATTTTTGAATTTCCATTCTCATTTAAAGCTAATTGGGAAATGCTGGATCCTTAACAATGAATATTGTAAAAGAGACCTCTTCTACGGAAATTTAAATTTCTACAGTTCACATATATTGAGCTTTTcatatttcaaggaaaaaaaaacattaacctACAAAATGGGCGATTTATAAAAGGAGAAATGTGGcggttaaaaaaaatttcttttgccAACTGCAAAATGAAACTTGCCCCAGAATGCAACATCCCCTTTCCACAACAATTCATTCTGATTTCTGTTCTGATATAAGACCTAGCGAGATAACCAGCTCTAATTGACCTGGACTCCTCTTTTCTTTCCACCCCACCCACACACGGAATCTGAATTGGCGCgtggggtgtatgtgtgtgtgatcaACAAGTGGGAACTGCCAGTGGCCCTTGGGAATCTGGTTGGCCCCAGGGTCCACAATGGAGGAACTGGCACGAttcctccctttttttccttccccagggTCTTGATTATTACCCTGCTCTCCACAGACTCCAGAACCCAGGTGACCCGGGCCCAACTTTCTCAAGTTCTGAGGGGTGAGAGGGGCAGAGGCCCTCTGTTTTGGGGAGTGTTTATCTCCCTGTCTGGCTCACTACCCACTCTATCCCTGGCATCTAGTCCAGAGTGTAGACAGCCCAGTAACCCGTTTCCCCACCAACCCTGTGCGCGCTCTCCGCCCTGGGGGCTCCGCGTCTCTGCCTGGCGAGGTTTGCCAAGGGAAAAACCGATCGCATTATGGAGACCCCTAGGGTTACTGCGGGAGGTTCCAAACCAATTCGGTCAACCTGCTTGCCGGCGATTCTAGCTGTTGACACCCGACCTCAAACTAACGGGTCTCGTGGGCGGAGAAGGCCGCGGAGCGTGCGGCGGCCACTCTCCGGTCCCGGAGTCACTCCCTCCGGCGCCCAGGCCATGGGCAGGAACCACACAAGACCTATGGGATTTAAATTcttaataataacaaaacaaaagtagTAAGACAAATCCACAAAAGTTCACCTCAGTTTTCAAGTTGGGCGAACCGGTTAAGTTTCACAGGTTTCCCTCATCTGTCCCCGGAGGGCCGAGGCGGACAGGTCGGCCCGGGCTAGAAGAGGTAGTCCgagcccccgccccctccccgggCCAGCGCCTCCCCGAACTCCAGGGTCCAGTGCCCCGAACCCCGGAGCTTTCCAACCTCGGGGTGCGCCGCGGCCCCGGTGGCCCCGCCTTCCTCGCTGGTAACGGGAACTAACGCGGGTCAACGAACCTAGAAAACGCTCCTGTCCTGCCCACTCCCCGATTCCCAAGTCCCCAGATTGACCCGGGACCCTCTAGGACACCAGTAATGAGGGCCGCTCACCGCGGGCCGGCAACCCTCACCCAGCCCCGGGCGCGAACGCTGGGCGCCGGCCCTCTCGTGAACACTGGCCCGAGAGAAGCCGGGAATGCTGGGGCTTAAGCGGGTCAGAGACTGGGGCGCCAAGACTGCCGGAGGGGGGTTCGTAGGGGAGCggaaaggaggagagagggtgggagagagCAAGACCCGGGAGAGGGGCGGCGCGAGCAGTCTGCGGTGCCGGCCCAGTAGTGATGTCCGTGGAGGGGGCGCGGGAGTTCCGGGCCAGAGTGCGGGTTATCCTTGCCCCTGGGGAAGGAGACTGGGTGGAGCAAGTCGGGGTGGCGGGCAAAGAGTGGGCACCTGGGGTTCCTAGGAGGAGGGAAAACGGCTCAGGGGGTGGGTTAGAGTGGTGACCCCGAGGTTTGAGAGGTGACGAACGGGTAAGGGGGACAAGGTCTGTGGTCGGGATGGCTGCGGGTACAGGTGGAATGAGAAGCGGCATCGGCGCGGAATGACTGCGGCGCGAGCCCGCCGGGGAAGCCGAAGGCAGAGGGCCAGCTAGGGGTCCCTCGGGTCAGAGCTGCTAAGACAGGAGGCCTTGGAGGCCATCCGGGCCCGGGTCCCGCGGGTGTGGAGACGCCGGCGGGCAGGTCCCGCAGCGCCGGGCCGAGTGCGGGGGGCGGCCGCCACCTCTTACCTTGAAGGCCACGGGCAGCGTCTTGTTACAGCGCCAGTGCGAGGGCAGAACGGAGCACAGGAAGTTGGGGCTGTCGGTGCGGACAAGCTCGGCTGGGTGGTCGGCGATGATCTCCACCATGGTGCGGTTGTCGTGCGGCGGACGCAACCGGGGCACCgcggctgccgccgccgccgccgctgccgccgctgcagccgccgccgccgcctcctgctgctgctgctgctgctgctgttgctgctgctgctgttgcgcAGCCACCACCGGGCTCACGTCGCTCATCTTGCCGGGTTGCAGGCTGCTGGAGGGGGGGCTGAAGCGCCGGCTGGTGCTCGGATCTACGGGAATACGCATCACAACAGCCACAAGTTAGCGAAGTGgccgggggagggggaggagggtggaAATGAGGGGCGAGGAGGAAATTGGGGGGGTGGAGGCGAGACGGGGGGAAAGGGGATGGAGGTGATGGGGCCGAGGAGGTGAGAGATCAAATTCGATGGAGCCGACTGCCAGGCGGAGTCTGATGGGGTACAACAGTGGCGATGCGGGGCAGTTGGTTTGGTGGGTAGGGAAGCCCCGGAGACACAGATGTTTGCCGGAGCCTTTGGAGCACCCGGGCGCGAGGGTGTGTTTGGCCCGGGGAGGCGGGGAGCCTGAGTTTGCAGCGTGGAGTAGGGTCCCCTGAGGCACCGCGTCCTGGGTGTGCTGACGACCCCTCCCAGTTCGAGTCCGGCGGTGGAATAGAATGGGTTCAGCAGTCCAGCCCCGCAGCCCGCATAGCCGCTCGTTGCCTGCCACCGCCGCGCCGCGCGCAGCTGCCCAGCTGCAAGCGTCCGCGCCGCCGCCCGCCCGCGCCGCTGCTTCCTCGGAGCCTGCCGCAGCTCCCCCGGCGCCGGCTGCACGCTCAGATTCCTGCCGCGGCGACTGCCAGCCCGGCTCCCTGGCTTggctccttcctttcccttctcttctcgcGCTATCACCGCCACCTCCTAGCATCCACTCCCTCTTGCT includes the following:
- the RUNX2 gene encoding runt-related transcription factor 2 isoform X5; translation: MRIPVDPSTSRRFSPPSSSLQPGKMSDVSPVVAAQQQQQQQQQQQQQQEAAAAAAAAAAAAAAAAAVPRLRPPHDNRTMVEIIADHPAELVRTDSPNFLCSVLPSHWRCNKTLPVAFKVVALGEVPDGTVVTVMAGNDENYSAELRNASAVMKNQVARFNDLRFVGRSGRGKSFTLTITVFTNPPQVATYHRAIKVTVDGPREPRRHRQKLDDSKPSLFSDRLSDLGRIPHPSMRVGVPPQNPRPSLNSAPSPFNPQGQSQITDPRQAQSSPPWSYDQSYPSYLSQMTSPSIHSTTPLSSTRGTGLPAITDVPRRISARSRYSLR
- the RUNX2 gene encoding runt-related transcription factor 2 isoform X6, giving the protein MRIPVDPSTSRRFSPPSSSLQPGKMSDVSPVVAAQQQQQQQQQQQQQQEAAAAAAAAAAAAAAAAAVPRLRPPHDNRTMVEIIADHPAELVRTDSPNFLCSVLPSHWRCNKTLPVAFKVVALGEVPDGTVVTVMAGNDENYSAELRNASAVMKNQVARFNDLRFVGRSGRGKSFTLTITVFTNPPQVATYHRAIKVTVDGPREPRRHRQKLDDSKPSLFSDRLSDLGRIPHPSMRVGVPPQNPRPSLNSAPSPFNPQGQSQITDPRQAQSSPPWSYDQSYPSYLSQMTSPSIHSTTPLSSTRGTGLPAITDVPRRISEYFM